The DNA sequence TACATGTTCATACGTTGAACTCCGGAATGTCAGGGCCTGTCACCGAGGCCGGCCGGTCCGGCACCGGTGACAGAATTCGATCATAGCCGCCGGGCGAGGGCGAAGGCAAGTCAGCGGCTGTTCGGCGGCGCGGCCTGTGCGCGGGCGTAGTGGTCCGAGATGCGGCGCATGACGGGCACCTTGTGCTGGCTCCATGCGCAGACGGGCACCCCGCTGACGCGTCCGGCCTCGGGGTCGTAGAACGCGAACGCGTTCGGGCAGCGTTCGAGGCGTTCCGTCTCGAGCGTCTGGTTGTCCTCGAACGGCAGCACGATGATCTGCAGCATGGCCTGGGGCACCAGGTGCCTGGCGGCGCCGCGGCGCAGGCCGCGGCGGACCATCGAGCGGCCCATCAGGCAGGCGGCGTGCCACAGCTTGGCGGGGCCGCGCCCCTTCAGGAGCGCACCGATGCGGACGTGCCGCCGTGCGACGCCGGCCAGGGCCAGCAGGGCGCGCACGTACAGCCATCCGCGGCGGAGCCCGAGCCGCGCCAGAAGGCGTCCGCGGCGGGTGGTCGCCATCCGGTGCAGACGGCGCGCCATGCGGGCGTCGACGGCGAACAGGGCGTTGACCAGGTCGGGGAGCGAGCCCTTCAGGTAGCGGCTCAGGGGGACGTACTGCTCTCCGTCCGAGATCAGTAGGTAGAAGCTCTCGCAGTTCGGATGGGCGCCGGCGAACGGGGGCTTCTTGGCGTGCAGGCAGTCCATCAGGGCCTTGAGTTCGCCCACCACGCCGGCCGGCACGAAGTCCACGCGTTCGTCGGGGAACGCGTTGTTGATGAGGACCTCCATGTCCTCGTTGGTCATCCGCTCGGGCTCGAGGTCCAGGACGTCCGGCGACCAGGTCTGGGCCAGGGGCAGGAAGTAGACGCCCCGGATGAAGTCGCGGCGCTCATGGCAGAAGCGCAGCAGGTCGCCCACCTGGTGGTCGTTGAACCCCTTGGCGATGCAGGACATGATGCCCATCTTCGCGCCGCCGATCCGGGCCACGTTCTCGAGGGCTCTGTGCTTGATCTCCAGGTACTTCTCGTTGCCGCGAAGGACGCGGTAGGTCTCCGGGTTCTCGCCGTCGTAGGCGAACAGGATGGTGGCCCGCGTCTCGATGAGTCGGCGGCAGTAGTCCTCGTCGGCCAGCCTCAGCCCGTTGGTGACGACGCGCACGGACAGGCCCGCCGCCTTGGCCAGGCGGATGATCTCGAACAGGTCCTTGCGCACCGTGGGTTCGCCGCCGAACAACTGGACAGTCGGCCGGGGCGTGAGCTGCGACAGCTCGGCGAAC is a window from the Candidatus Brocadiaceae bacterium genome containing:
- a CDS encoding radical SAM protein; its protein translation is MNRSFCNTCDTLVEATHEQRDGRVYLVKDCPACGRTETLISCDSQRYFTKRSLDGKHEEPAGCMLQCLDCARKNQPSFVFVDITNRCNSNCPICINNTPSMGFLFEPPIDYFEKMFAELSQLTPRPTVQLFGGEPTVRKDLFEIIRLAKAAGLSVRVVTNGLRLADEDYCRRLIETRATILFAYDGENPETYRVLRGNEKYLEIKHRALENVARIGGAKMGIMSCIAKGFNDHQVGDLLRFCHERRDFIRGVYFLPLAQTWSPDVLDLEPERMTNEDMEVLINNAFPDERVDFVPAGVVGELKALMDCLHAKKPPFAGAHPNCESFYLLISDGEQYVPLSRYLKGSLPDLVNALFAVDARMARRLHRMATTRRGRLLARLGLRRGWLYVRALLALAGVARRHVRIGALLKGRGPAKLWHAACLMGRSMVRRGLRRGAARHLVPQAMLQIIVLPFEDNQTLETERLERCPNAFAFYDPEAGRVSGVPVCAWSQHKVPVMRRISDHYARAQAAPPNSR